A stretch of the Acyrthosiphon pisum isolate AL4f chromosome A2, pea_aphid_22Mar2018_4r6ur, whole genome shotgun sequence genome encodes the following:
- the LOC107882156 gene encoding uncharacterized protein LOC107882156 isoform X2, with translation MIMSDHHNLCDVVMDEEGRLSPKRKNPSGKLVSSGQREIIVNMYKDIKSKHPEMKYRPMILEINQTTGIGRQTICSTISEYRRTGSVSSPNKKRNRSSLLSQTSSQKPDDLDRNTLRKKVYSIWLRRELPTINRILAEVNKDPVLPNFKRTAFDNIIKNLDFVFTKWKKHSVLTENEDLIVWRRNYLNDIRKYREEDRTIYYLDETSLNAGDFMDQDDQVLKDKSVVHKHEAFNKGIKTDLENLTGNGNHLILFHIGSNKGFLKGGLLCFESKMSSGDYHDEINGDHFKEWFESILPRLEPNSIVVMDNAPYHSTKSEQIPTLSSKKTEILEWLNSKGVTFDKPLLKLQLLVKVRELKPRFSSYVIDKLATNSGHTVLRLPPNHNKFNPIKLAWAMMKGYVKRNNETFKVDSIRKLVNMAIDRVTKENWKNFINNVIEEENKIWIVDDIMDEMLD, from the exons atgattatgAGTGATC ATCATAATTTGTGCGATGTTGTCATGGACGAAGAGGGAAGACTTTCGCCGAAAAGAAAAAATCCCAGTGGAAAA CTTGTAAGCAGTGGTCAAAGGGAGATTATTGTCAACATGTACAAGGACATTAAAAGTAAACATCCAGAAATGAAATACAGACCAATGATACTCGAAATAAATCAAACCACAGGTATTGGTCGTCAAACCATCTGCTCTACCATATCCGAGTATAGACGTACAGGATCCGTCTCTTCTccaaataaaaaacgaaatagGTCATCACTCTTGAGTCAAACTTCAAGCCAAAAACCTGACGATTTGGATCGTAATACATTACGGAAAAAG GTTTATTCGATTTGGTTACGCCGTGAACTTCCAACGATCAATAGAATACTGGCTGAAGTTAACAAAGATCCTGTGCTTCCAAATTTTAAACGTACTGCTtttgataacataattaaaaatttagattttgttttcACTAAATGGAAAAAGCACAGTGTGTTGACGGAGAATGAAGATTTGATTGTTTGGCGGCGCAACTATTTAAATGACATTCGTAAATATCGTGAAGAGGaccgtacaatatattatctggATGAGACGTCGTTGAATGCTGGTGATTTTATGGACCAAGACGACCAAGTATTGAAGGACAAATCGGTAGTTCACAAACACGAAGCTTTTAACAAAGGCATTAAAACTGATCTGGAAAATCTGACGGGGAATGGGAATCATTTGATTTTGTTTCATATTGGATCAAACAAAGGATTTTTAAAAGGAGGCCTATTATGTTTTGAATCAAAAATGAGTAGCGGTGACTACCATGACGAAATTAATGGTGATCATTTTAAAGAGTGGTTTGAATCTATTCTCCCTCGTCTTGAGCCAAACTCCATTGTAGTTATGGATAACGCACCGTATCATTCAACCAAATCCGAACAAATTCCGACGCTGAGTTcgaaaaaaactgaaatattggAATGGCTTAATTCAAAAGGTGTCACTTTCGATAAGCCATTGTTGAAACTTCAACTGCTGGTCAAGGTACGTGAGTTAAAACCACGATTCTCATCGTACGTCATTGACAAATTGGCAACAAACTCAGGTCACACAGTACTCCGATTACCACCAAATCACAACAAATTCAACCCAATTAAATTGGCATGGGCAATGATGAAAGGATATGTAAAACGAAACAACGAGACGTTTAAGGTCGATAGCATTAGAAAACTCGTTAACATGGCAATCGATCGAGTGACGAAGGAAAACTGGaaaaatttcattaataacGTCATcgaagaagaaaataaaatttggatAGTCGACGACATCATGGATGAAATGCTTGATTAA
- the LOC107882156 gene encoding uncharacterized protein LOC107882156 isoform X1, with translation MIMSDHHNLCDVVMDEEGRLSPKRKNPSGKLVSSGQREIIVNMYKDIKSKHPEMKYRPMILEINQTTGIGRQTICSTISEYRRTGSVSSPNKKRNRSSLLSQTSSQKPDDLDRNTLRKKVCYDLDRNTLRKKVYSIWLRRELPTINRILAEVNKDPVLPNFKRTAFDNIIKNLDFVFTKWKKHSVLTENEDLIVWRRNYLNDIRKYREEDRTIYYLDETSLNAGDFMDQDDQVLKDKSVVHKHEAFNKGIKTDLENLTGNGNHLILFHIGSNKGFLKGGLLCFESKMSSGDYHDEINGDHFKEWFESILPRLEPNSIVVMDNAPYHSTKSEQIPTLSSKKTEILEWLNSKGVTFDKPLLKLQLLVKVRELKPRFSSYVIDKLATNSGHTVLRLPPNHNKFNPIKLAWAMMKGYVKRNNETFKVDSIRKLVNMAIDRVTKENWKNFINNVIEEENKIWIVDDIMDEMLD, from the exons atgattatgAGTGATC ATCATAATTTGTGCGATGTTGTCATGGACGAAGAGGGAAGACTTTCGCCGAAAAGAAAAAATCCCAGTGGAAAA CTTGTAAGCAGTGGTCAAAGGGAGATTATTGTCAACATGTACAAGGACATTAAAAGTAAACATCCAGAAATGAAATACAGACCAATGATACTCGAAATAAATCAAACCACAGGTATTGGTCGTCAAACCATCTGCTCTACCATATCCGAGTATAGACGTACAGGATCCGTCTCTTCTccaaataaaaaacgaaatagGTCATCACTCTTGAGTCAAACTTCAAGCCAAAAACCTGACGATTTGGATCGTAATACATTACGGAAAAAGGTGTGTTACGATTTGGATCGTAATACATTACGGAAAAAGGTTTATTCGATTTGGTTACGCCGTGAACTTCCAACGATCAATAGAATACTGGCTGAAGTTAACAAAGATCCTGTGCTTCCAAATTTTAAACGTACTGCTtttgataacataattaaaaatttagattttgttttcACTAAATGGAAAAAGCACAGTGTGTTGACGGAGAATGAAGATTTGATTGTTTGGCGGCGCAACTATTTAAATGACATTCGTAAATATCGTGAAGAGGaccgtacaatatattatctggATGAGACGTCGTTGAATGCTGGTGATTTTATGGACCAAGACGACCAAGTATTGAAGGACAAATCGGTAGTTCACAAACACGAAGCTTTTAACAAAGGCATTAAAACTGATCTGGAAAATCTGACGGGGAATGGGAATCATTTGATTTTGTTTCATATTGGATCAAACAAAGGATTTTTAAAAGGAGGCCTATTATGTTTTGAATCAAAAATGAGTAGCGGTGACTACCATGACGAAATTAATGGTGATCATTTTAAAGAGTGGTTTGAATCTATTCTCCCTCGTCTTGAGCCAAACTCCATTGTAGTTATGGATAACGCACCGTATCATTCAACCAAATCCGAACAAATTCCGACGCTGAGTTcgaaaaaaactgaaatattggAATGGCTTAATTCAAAAGGTGTCACTTTCGATAAGCCATTGTTGAAACTTCAACTGCTGGTCAAGGTACGTGAGTTAAAACCACGATTCTCATCGTACGTCATTGACAAATTGGCAACAAACTCAGGTCACACAGTACTCCGATTACCACCAAATCACAACAAATTCAACCCAATTAAATTGGCATGGGCAATGATGAAAGGATATGTAAAACGAAACAACGAGACGTTTAAGGTCGATAGCATTAGAAAACTCGTTAACATGGCAATCGATCGAGTGACGAAGGAAAACTGGaaaaatttcattaataacGTCATcgaagaagaaaataaaatttggatAGTCGACGACATCATGGATGAAATGCTTGATTAA